In the Phaseolus vulgaris cultivar G19833 chromosome 7, P. vulgaris v2.0, whole genome shotgun sequence genome, one interval contains:
- the LOC137829323 gene encoding uncharacterized protein yields the protein MSILKLDQTINVLNDMNSTKESWNVVVRVLRLWFVQDFMKQKIPFSLEMVLQDEQGVRIHASVRRTLIYKFQSQIYEGHVYSIQSFSVTSNLGSYRTTKHAYKINFQYGTKLNAFLSAGEVDNAVISIEFAKVKFFRDNIYVQNCIDCTRVEYNVLTEEALLLKKRMLETMDSPSQRLSQLCESSKQTHEDEFLHSTARNTIAGLKDCREVNTFIVLVTIKHVVDDNDLWYKVQLRVINDIDSTTFMLFDREASSLLSKSCAEMFESHDKNENLLNEFAEILEKNVLFKVDSKMDKGFRANL from the exons ATGTCTATATTGAAATTAGATCAAACAATCAATGTATTAAATGACATGAATTCAACAAAGGAGTCATGGAATGTGGTTGTTAGAGTCTTACGACTATGGTTTGTGCAAGATTTCATGAAACAAAAAATCCCTTTTTCACTAGAGATGGTGCTACAGGATGAACAA ggAGTACGAATCCATGCATCTGTGAGGAGGACACTAATATATAAATTCCAGAGTCAGATATATGAAGGTCATGTGTATTCCATCCAATCGTTTAGTGTGACATCCAATTTAGGATCTTACAGAACAACTAAACATGCTTATAAGATTAACTTCCAGTATGGAACAAAG TTAAATGCATTCCTCTCAGCTGGGGAAGTAGACAATGCAGTCATATCTATAGAATTTGCCAAAGTCAAGTTCTTCAGAG acAACATTTATGTTCAAAACTGTATTGATTGCACAAGAGTGGAATATAATGTACTGACTGAAGAAGCATTACTGTTGAAAAAGAG AATGTTAGAAACAATGGACTCTCCATCCCAAAGgcttagccaactatgtgaatCTTCAAAACAAACTCATGAAGATGAGTTTCTTCATTCCACCGCCAGGAACACCATAGCAGGGTTGAAGGATTGTAGAGAA GTCAACACATTCATAGTTCTTGTAACTATAAAACATGTTGTGGACGACAATGATTTGTG GTATAAAGTGCAACTTCGTGTGATCAATGACATTGATTCTACAACCTTCATGCTTTTTGACAGAGAAGCAAGTTCACTCTTGAGTAAATCATGTGCTGAAATGTTTGAAAGCCATGATAAG aatgaaaatcttctAAATGAATTTGCAGAAATATTGgagaaaaatgttttgtttaagGTTGACTCAAAAATGGATAAAGGCTTCAGAGCAAACCTTTag